Within Ralstonia pickettii DTP0602, the genomic segment CAGTCGCAATCGAGCTGGCCGGCCAGCCGCCGCGCGCTCTTGACGACCTGCTCCGCATCGTCGCCGCTGCCGATGCAGGCGAGCACGGCCTCGCGCGTGCGCCAGACCGACTGCACGGATTCAGACTGGCGCCATGCCCGGACATCGTCGTCGACGCGGTCCGCCGTCCGACGCAACGCCAGCTCGCGCAGCGCGATCAGGTTGCCTTTGCGAAAGAAATTGCGCGCCGCGTGCCGCGCCTGCTCCGGCAGGTAGACCTTGCCCTCCTTCAGCCGGTGCAGCAGTTCATCGGCGGGCAGGTCCACCAGCACGACTTCGTCCGCGCTGTCGAAAACAATGTCCGGCACCGTTTCCCACACGCGAATGCCGGTGATGCCCCCAACCGCTTGGTTCAGGCTATCCAGGTGCTGCACATTGACCGTGGTCCAGACGTCGATGCCGGCCGCCTGCAACTCCTGTATATCCTGCCACCGCTTGGGATGACGGCACCCCGGCGCATTGGAATGTGCAAGCTCGTCAACCAGGATCAGCGTGGGATGGCGGGCCAGCGCTCCATCCAGGTCGAATTCCTTGAGCACCCGGTCGCGATATGGCACCTCCTTCATCGGCAGCCGCTCGACGCCGGCGACCAGCGCCTCGGTCTCCGCGCGGCCGTGGGTCTCGACGATGCCAATGACGACATCCGTGCCCTGCGCCGACGCCGCCCGCGCCGCGGTAAGCATGGCAAAGGTCTTGCCTACCCCGGCCGAAGCGCCAAAGTAGACCCGCAGCCTGCCGCGCGCTGCACGCTCCCCTTCGGCCTGGACCATCTGGAGCAGCGCATCGGGATCGGGCCGCCCGGCGGCTTCGCGGAATTCGGCATCAGGCATGGGAAGGCTCGCTCCCGGTCAGGGCTGCATGCATGGCGCTGCCGTCATCGTCTTCATCGCTTCGGCGCAATGCCGTCCAGCGCCAGGTTCAGCTTCAGGACATTGACCCCCGGCTCGCCCAGAACCGGCAGCAGCGGCGCCTCGGTATGCGCGGCGATCAGCTGCTTCACCTGTTCGACGGGAATCCCGCGGATGCGGGCCACGCGCGCCGCCTGGTATTCGGCCGCGGCGGGACTGATATGCGGATCGAGGCCGCTACCGGATGCCGTGGCCAGGTCCACGGGTACCGGCGCCTGGTTGTCCGGATCGGCGGCGTGCAGCGCGTCGATGCGCGCGCGGGCCGTGTCGGTCAGCGCCGGGTTGGTGGGGCCCAGGTTCGAGCCGACCGACGCCGCAGGGTTATACGGCATGGGCGCCGTCGCCGACAACCGGCCCCAGAAGTACTTCGGGTCGGAGAACGGCTGGCCGATGAGTTCGGAGCCGATGGGCTTGCCGTCCTTCTCGATCAGCGAGCCCCCTGCCTGGTGCGGGAACACGACTTTCGAAATCGCGGTAATCACGCCCGGATACAACAGGCCGGTCAACAGCGACAGCGCGACGAACACCACCAGCATCGGCCTCGCAAGGCCCGCCTGCACGGGTTGCGGTGCGGGCTGGGGAGATTGCACTTGGGTAATCATGAGAACTCCGAATCGTAGGGAAATCAGATCCAGCCAAACAGCGCAAGGACCATGTCGATCAACTTGATGCCGGCAAACGGCACCAGGATGCCGCCAAGACCGTAGATCAGCAGGTTGCGGCGCAGCAGCACCGCCGCACCCAACGGCCGGTAGACAACGCCCTTGAGCGCGAGCGGAATCAGCACGACGATGATCAGCGCATTGAAGATCACGGCAGACATGATGGCCGAGGCCGGCGTGGCAAGCCCCATCACATTCAGCAGGTTGAGCTGCGGATACGTGGTGGCAAATGCCGCCGGGATGATGGCGAAATACTTGGCGATGTCGTTGGCAACGCTGAAGGTTGTCAGCGAGCCGCGCGTCATCAGCATCTGCTTGCCGATCTCGACGATCTCGATCAGCTTGGTCGGGTTGCTGTCCAGGTCCACCATGTTGCCGGCTTCCTTGGCCGCCTGCGTGCCGCTGTTCATCGCCACGGCGACGTCGGCCTGGGCCAGCGCCGGCGCATCGTTAGTGCCGTCGCCGGTCATCGCCACCAGTCGCCCGTCGGTCTGGTACTGGCGGATCAGCTTGAGCTTGGCTTCCGGC encodes:
- a CDS encoding potassium-transporting ATPase subunit C (One of the components of the high-affinity ATP-driven potassium transport (or KDP)system, which catalyzes the hydrolysis of ATP coupled with the exchange of hydrogen and potassium ions. The C subunit may be involved in assembly of the KDP complex~K01548: kdpC; K+-transporting ATPase ATPase C chain [EC:3.6.3.12]), with amino-acid sequence MITQVQSPQPAPQPVQAGLARPMLVVFVALSLLTGLLYPGVITAISKVVFPHQAGGSLIEKDGKPIGSELIGQPFSDPKYFWGRLSATAPMPYNPAASVGSNLGPTNPALTDTARARIDALHAADPDNQAPVPVDLATASGSGLDPHISPAAAEYQAARVARIRGIPVEQVKQLIAAHTEAPLLPVLGEPGVNVLKLNLALDGIAPKR